From the genome of Calditrichota bacterium:
GTGCATACCTTCTCCTTTGACGGCAGAAACTGCGCGAGCGGTGTCTACTTCTACCGGGTGGAGGCCGGTGACTTTGTCGGCATCAAGCGGATGGTTCTGGTGAAGTAGGATCGGAGGTGATTTTCACGCGAGGGAGGCATCGGTGGGCTTCGATGCCTCCCTCAGTTTTCTCGGATGATGCAGCAGATGCTTCTTCTGCGGGGAGCAGAGTCTCTGCAGGACCAAGCCGGAGGCCCGGGCCTAGTCTGGGGAATGGAGGCGGGACAGTGAGGCGGGCGTTGGCTGTGGGTCTGTTCCCTGAAGCAGGAGAAGCTGTGGCTCAAACACCTCCCAGTGGAGGTCAACCCATGAAGGGACGAGTTCTGTTTGCCGTCGTCTGGGGGTTACTGTGGGGCATGGGGGGTGGTGCCAGGGCGCAGCAGCCCTGGGTTTACCAGCCTCGCATGGACATCCGCTTCCCGCAGCCCGATTCGTTGGTCAATCCCTATCTCTGCACCTTTGACAGCCATGACAACCTGTGGGTAATCTCCAGTTCGGCCGCACAACCCGGGGCAATGAACGCTCTGTTTAAGGCGAGTCCTGGTGACACACTGTTCAGCCTGGTGGTGGACTACACCGGCGACCTGAACATCGAGTCGACGCGGGGCATTACGGCCATCGGCGATACCATCTATGTGGTCTCGCGCATGCCGGGGACGCCAACCCCGTCTTTGGCCATCATGTATGAGTACCTGGACGGTGACCCGCAACAACGCAACACCTACTCAGGCTCCGGGTACGGCACGTGGGTCCTGGGGTTATCTGCGAATCGGGACAAGTACATCTACGCTTCTGTCTCATTCCGGACGTCCATCCGCGTGTACGACTTGACGGACGCGGCATCGCCGCGCGGGAGCTGGGTGCCGATTCTGCCCATCGAATACCACCCGTCAGAGCCAGGCGGGCACGATGGGACTGGCCGAAGCATCATTCGGGATGTGGCGGTGATACCTGGGGCAGACTATTCGCTGAGCAGCACGCCGTTCTACACCTCGCGCAACAGCGACTCCAGCGGACACATGGGCGGCGTCGCAGTTTGGAGCGGCGGCGTCCAGAGCGACCCGAAAGGCTACGCGGGGCAACGGGTGACAGACGTAGCTGCCGACCTGTCCTGGCTGTGGTGGACGCCTTATGGCTTGTGTTGCGATCGCACGGGCAATCTCTACGCCTGCGGCACCGACAGCACACGGCGCTGGGTGAAGGCGTTCTCCATAATGGGTAACTTTGCCGTGGAGCTGGAGGAGTTGCCGGCCCGCTTCAGTTCGTCGCGTCCGGATCCGAACGGGGCGCCGCTGCTGGAACCGACGGATGTCGCGCTGAGCGACGACGAAAGAACCGCCTATGTCATCGATGGCAGGGCGCGGCGGGCCTTCGCCTTTACGAGGGGGGGCTTAAGGGTGGATAGCTCGCCGGATCTGCCGCCGCGTTCGCTCCACCTCCTCCATGCCTATCCGAACCCTTTTAACGCTGAGACGAAAATTAGGTTCGAGTTGGCAGAACAGCAAGCGGTGCAATTGAGGGTGCTCAATGCCAGGGGCGAGGTGGTGCAGGTGCTATTTCGCGGTGCGCTGGCAGCCGGACGGCATGAGGCCAGATTCTCGGCCGGACAGCTGCCAACCGGGACCTACGTGATTGAGCTGCGTGCGCGCGAATTGCTTGCTTCTACGAAGGTGGTACTCCTGAAGTGAGTTGCCTTTCCATGCGGCACATCACGGCAGCATGCGCAGTTGCGGCGCTGCTTTCCGTCACCCAAACCTTGGGGTGGACCCAGGACCCTTTGCCTGAAGCACGTGGCGTGTGGATGAGCCGAGATGTGATTCTTGACGGGCCAGCGCGCATGGAACAGGTTTTCTACCGGCTTGCCCGGGCTCATTTCAATCGGGTCCTCGTCGACGTCCAATACCAGGGTGCAACTATCTATCCGAGCCGGGTGATGGCGGATGCAGGGGG
Proteins encoded in this window:
- a CDS encoding T9SS type A sorting domain-containing protein encodes the protein MKGRVLFAVVWGLLWGMGGGARAQQPWVYQPRMDIRFPQPDSLVNPYLCTFDSHDNLWVISSSAAQPGAMNALFKASPGDTLFSLVVDYTGDLNIESTRGITAIGDTIYVVSRMPGTPTPSLAIMYEYLDGDPQQRNTYSGSGYGTWVLGLSANRDKYIYASVSFRTSIRVYDLTDAASPRGSWVPILPIEYHPSEPGGHDGTGRSIIRDVAVIPGADYSLSSTPFYTSRNSDSSGHMGGVAVWSGGVQSDPKGYAGQRVTDVAADLSWLWWTPYGLCCDRTGNLYACGTDSTRRWVKAFSIMGNFAVELEELPARFSSSRPDPNGAPLLEPTDVALSDDERTAYVIDGRARRAFAFTRGGLRVDSSPDLPPRSLHLLHAYPNPFNAETKIRFELAEQQAVQLRVLNARGEVVQVLFRGALAAGRHEARFSAGQLPTGTYVIELRARELLASTKVVLLK